A window of Nocardiopsis sp. Huas11 genomic DNA:
CCCGAAGCGGTCGTGAACGGGTCCTGGCCTCTCGCACCCAGGCCTTGAGCGCACAACCCCATCGGGTCCGAGGGGGCCGGACCGTCACGACGTGGCGGGCCGGCCCCTTCCCCTTTCTGCAGACCAAGAACCCGGAGGACCCCGCGTTGCCCGCCTCTCTCGGGGCCTGAGCCCACCCCCGAGGGGCGAAAAGAAGGAGTCGGAGCGTCACAAGCTGGCCGTTCCGGCCCCTTCTCCATTGCAGACCACCCACCTGTGAGGAGAGAGATGACCGCGTTCTCACCGGTCGACTACGCCCTGGCCGCCGCCCGGCGCGACTGGCCCGTCTTCCCGCTCACCCCGAACTCGAAGAAGCCCCCGCTGGTCCGCGCGTGGGAGCAGGCCGCGACCACCGACCCCGACCAGATCCGGTCCTGGTGGCGGCAGTGGCCGAAGGCCAACTACGGCATCGCTACCGGCCCGGCCGGGCTCGTGGTGGTCGACCTGGACACCCCCAAGCCCGGACACGCCCCGCCCAAGGAGTGGGCGCTGCCCGGCGTCACCGACGGTGCCGATGTCCTGGCCGTGCTGGCCGAACGCGCCGGACAGGCCTTGCCGACCGACACCTTCACCGTGCGCACCCGCCGGGGCGGAACGCACCTGTACTTCGCCCACCCCACCGGCCCCCGAATGGGCAACACCTCCGGGAGTTTGGGGTGGCTGATCGACACCCGCGCCCACGGCGGGTACGTGGTCGGCCCGGGCTGCCCGGTAGCCGCCCCGGACGGATCGGGATGCTACAAGCACCTGAACCGCGACGCACCCGCACCGTTGCCGGAATGGATATGGAGCCTGCTGCGCAGGCCCGATTCCCGGAGTGAGCCCGCCGCCGCGCCTGTCCCGTCGCCGGGGCCCGCGAGCGACGTGTTCGCCGACGTCGCCCGCGACGACCGCCGCAGGGCCGCCTACGTCAAGGCTGCGGTGACCGGAGAGCTAGCCAGGGTTCGAGGCGCTCAGCCCGGCACGCGCAACGAGAACCTCTACATCGCTGCGGCCAGCCTCGGACAGCTCGCCCGCGAAGGCCTGCTGGAGACCGCCTGGATCCAGGACGCGCTGTACAACGCCGCCCTGGAGGCCAACACCGCGGGCGATGCCAACCCGCCCCGCGAGATCGCCGCCACGATCCGCTCCGGCCTGACCAAGGGCCTACGCGAATCCCGCCGCCCCACCACCCGCCACCGACCGCCCAGGAGGGCCGCCTAGATGAACTCCCGCGACGACAAAGACAAGAAGCCGAGCCAGGCCACCCTGCTGATCGAACTGGCTGACCGGCACGTCGACGTCGTGGCCGGAGAAGACGGACGCACCT
This region includes:
- a CDS encoding bifunctional DNA primase/polymerase, encoding MTAFSPVDYALAAARRDWPVFPLTPNSKKPPLVRAWEQAATTDPDQIRSWWRQWPKANYGIATGPAGLVVVDLDTPKPGHAPPKEWALPGVTDGADVLAVLAERAGQALPTDTFTVRTRRGGTHLYFAHPTGPRMGNTSGSLGWLIDTRAHGGYVVGPGCPVAAPDGSGCYKHLNRDAPAPLPEWIWSLLRRPDSRSEPAAAPVPSPGPASDVFADVARDDRRRAAYVKAAVTGELARVRGAQPGTRNENLYIAAASLGQLAREGLLETAWIQDALYNAALEANTAGDANPPREIAATIRSGLTKGLRESRRPTTRHRPPRRAA